The following coding sequences are from one bacterium SCSIO 12741 window:
- a CDS encoding LD-carboxypeptidase yields the protein MIIPPFLKTGDKVAIVNPGKVLPKEALTQAITLLEEWGLTVVPGAHVLEKHNQFAGRDEQRLFDFQKALSDPDIQAIFCARGGYGSVRIIDQLDFTSFLDHPKWIIGYSDITVFHTHLNRNHRTATIHGPMPLEFKDRDKRKEALEQLQSMLFGKPATIQIDGHPFNRSGEAEGELVGGNLSVLAGLSGTNSDLETDGKILFLEDLCEELYHLDRMMFTLKKSGKLKNLQGLIIGGFTDMTDVSGWFKGEAYDIIQEHLSDYNYPVAYRFPTGHIHRNYPIINGGRYRLEVSSLETRLGYQF from the coding sequence ATGATAATTCCCCCTTTTCTAAAAACCGGTGATAAGGTTGCTATTGTCAACCCCGGAAAGGTGCTTCCAAAGGAGGCCTTGACCCAAGCCATTACGCTTCTCGAGGAATGGGGATTAACGGTTGTTCCCGGAGCTCATGTCCTCGAAAAACACAACCAATTTGCCGGGCGAGACGAACAGCGGTTATTCGATTTTCAAAAAGCCTTAAGCGATCCTGATATCCAAGCCATCTTTTGTGCCCGCGGTGGATATGGGTCCGTTCGAATTATTGATCAATTGGACTTCACTTCATTTCTCGATCATCCAAAATGGATAATCGGCTACAGCGATATCACGGTTTTTCATACCCATCTTAATCGCAACCATCGCACAGCGACCATTCACGGTCCAATGCCACTCGAATTTAAGGATCGAGACAAACGAAAAGAGGCGCTTGAACAACTCCAATCGATGCTCTTTGGAAAACCTGCTACCATCCAAATCGATGGACATCCTTTTAATCGATCTGGCGAAGCGGAAGGTGAATTAGTAGGAGGAAACCTCTCGGTTTTGGCGGGATTAAGCGGAACCAATTCGGATTTGGAAACAGATGGAAAAATCCTTTTTCTCGAAGACTTGTGTGAAGAACTGTATCACCTGGATAGGATGATGTTTACGCTCAAGAAATCCGGAAAGCTCAAAAACTTACAAGGCTTAATCATAGGAGGTTTCACAGACATGACGGACGTTTCAGGATGGTTTAAAGGAGAAGCCTACGATATTATTCAAGAGCACTTATCCGATTACAATTACCCAGTAGCCTATCGTTTCCCAACCGGACATATCCATCGAAACTACCCAATAATCAACGGCGGACGCTATCGTTTAGAGGTTTCTTCTTTAGAAACAAGATTAGGTTATCAATTTTAA